Proteins found in one Magnolia sinica isolate HGM2019 chromosome 5, MsV1, whole genome shotgun sequence genomic segment:
- the LOC131246835 gene encoding uncharacterized protein LOC131246835 isoform X2, with product MGSESINLEERLKSLLIQLQTELGILDRIVYKGKNQHRRCLYFQYLLKVRRDVKLLLLADLEGVLSVLFQVINGKKPTQKVHHLERLKKQKHHNRRHNFQERLLGVARLLSQMVEPMLKASIQISSLLAQSFFMGFSLTNLAILARLRVLVQQVFREYHPPSGDFLTLECVWEGDKFVLHEMTNTNKRKNQDEDLEEGRSIPLGASTIQYQSIEISYEDDELAWKKVPTTDSVEEGSGPIDVNRTDAISIQSIEMDDDVKTDNTKDGDNLHNERSPHKDSTVEGSGVGSISPFLSPPSLKPQAQPTNNVAFVSVRKSAPSESNGSRPHKKMEADRLTGNAKETDDPFFSLLMGGSVKDSLF from the exons ATGGGTTCTGAAAGTATAAATCTTGAGGAGAGATTGAAATCTCTTCTTATTCAGTTACAAACGGAGTTAGGAATTCTTGATAGGATTGTCTACAAGGGAAAGAATCAACACAGGCGCTGCCTCTATTTCCAATACCTCTTGAAG GTGAGAAGGGATGTGAAGCTGCTTTTATTAGCTGACTTGGAGGGGGTTTTGAGCGTTCTCTTTCAAGTTATTAATGGAAAGAAACCTACACAAAAGGTGCATCATCTAGAGAG ACTAAAGAAGCAAAAACATCACAACAGAAGGCATAATTTTCAGGAGCGACTGTTGGGCGTTGCACGTTTACTGTCACAG ATGGTTGAACCCATGTTGAAGGCGTCAAT TCAGATATCTTCTTTGCTTGCTCAGTCATTCTTCATGGGATTTTCTCTAACGAATTTAGCTATTCTCGCCCGCCTCCGAGTTTTGGTTCAACAA GTTTTCAGAGAATACCATCCCCCAAGCGGAGATTTTCTTACCCTAGAATGCGTGTGGGAGGGCGACAAGTTTGTATTGCATGAGATGACCAATACAAATAAGAGAAAGAACCAAGATGAGGATCTTGAAGAAGGCAGATCTATTCCTCTTGGAGCATCAACGATACAGTATCAGAGTATTGAAATTTCATATGAAG ATGATGAACTCGCTTGGAAAAAGGTCCCTACAACCGACTCAGTTGAAGAGGGCTCAGGTCCCATCGATGTCAATAGAACCGATGCAATTTCAATTCAATCCAttgagatggatgatgatgtaAAGACTGATAATACCAAGGATGGAGATAATCTACATAACGAAAGGTCTCCTCACAAGGACTCTACTGTGGAGGGTAGTGGAGTGGGAAGCATTTCCCCATTTCTGAGCCCACCATCTCTGAAACCCCAAGCTCAACCTACTAACAATGTGGCTTTTGTTTCAGTAAGGAAATCTGCTCCATCAGAATCGAATGGAAGCAGACCCCACAAGAAGATGGAGGCTGACAGGCTGACAGGCAATGCTAAGGAGACTGATGATCCGTTTTTCAGTCTCCTCATGGGTGGAAGCGTGAAAGATAGTCTTTTTTAA
- the LOC131246835 gene encoding uncharacterized protein LOC131246835 isoform X1 — MGSESINLEERLKSLLIQLQTELGILDRIVYKGKNQHRRCLYFQYLLKVRRDVKLLLLADLEGVLSVLFQVINGKKPTQKVHHLERLKKQKHHNRRHNFQERLLGVARLLSQMVEPMLKASIQISSLLAQSFFMGFSLTNLAILARLRVLVQQMLLDVVSVFNLVSSLSQKEQSVKLTRDGIEVFREYHPPSGDFLTLECVWEGDKFVLHEMTNTNKRKNQDEDLEEGRSIPLGASTIQYQSIEISYEDDELAWKKVPTTDSVEEGSGPIDVNRTDAISIQSIEMDDDVKTDNTKDGDNLHNERSPHKDSTVEGSGVGSISPFLSPPSLKPQAQPTNNVAFVSVRKSAPSESNGSRPHKKMEADRLTGNAKETDDPFFSLLMGGSVKDSLF, encoded by the exons ATGGGTTCTGAAAGTATAAATCTTGAGGAGAGATTGAAATCTCTTCTTATTCAGTTACAAACGGAGTTAGGAATTCTTGATAGGATTGTCTACAAGGGAAAGAATCAACACAGGCGCTGCCTCTATTTCCAATACCTCTTGAAG GTGAGAAGGGATGTGAAGCTGCTTTTATTAGCTGACTTGGAGGGGGTTTTGAGCGTTCTCTTTCAAGTTATTAATGGAAAGAAACCTACACAAAAGGTGCATCATCTAGAGAG ACTAAAGAAGCAAAAACATCACAACAGAAGGCATAATTTTCAGGAGCGACTGTTGGGCGTTGCACGTTTACTGTCACAG ATGGTTGAACCCATGTTGAAGGCGTCAAT TCAGATATCTTCTTTGCTTGCTCAGTCATTCTTCATGGGATTTTCTCTAACGAATTTAGCTATTCTCGCCCGCCTCCGAGTTTTGGTTCAACAA ATGTTGCTCGATGTTGTTTCCGTGTTCAACTTGGTTTCATCCCTCTCTCAAAAGGAGCAATCTGTAAAACTCACACGGGATGGAATTGAG GTTTTCAGAGAATACCATCCCCCAAGCGGAGATTTTCTTACCCTAGAATGCGTGTGGGAGGGCGACAAGTTTGTATTGCATGAGATGACCAATACAAATAAGAGAAAGAACCAAGATGAGGATCTTGAAGAAGGCAGATCTATTCCTCTTGGAGCATCAACGATACAGTATCAGAGTATTGAAATTTCATATGAAG ATGATGAACTCGCTTGGAAAAAGGTCCCTACAACCGACTCAGTTGAAGAGGGCTCAGGTCCCATCGATGTCAATAGAACCGATGCAATTTCAATTCAATCCAttgagatggatgatgatgtaAAGACTGATAATACCAAGGATGGAGATAATCTACATAACGAAAGGTCTCCTCACAAGGACTCTACTGTGGAGGGTAGTGGAGTGGGAAGCATTTCCCCATTTCTGAGCCCACCATCTCTGAAACCCCAAGCTCAACCTACTAACAATGTGGCTTTTGTTTCAGTAAGGAAATCTGCTCCATCAGAATCGAATGGAAGCAGACCCCACAAGAAGATGGAGGCTGACAGGCTGACAGGCAATGCTAAGGAGACTGATGATCCGTTTTTCAGTCTCCTCATGGGTGGAAGCGTGAAAGATAGTCTTTTTTAA
- the LOC131246835 gene encoding uncharacterized protein LOC131246835 isoform X3 yields MGSESINLEERLKSLLIQLQTELGILDRIVYKGKNQHRRCLYFQYLLKVRRDVKLLLLADLEGVLSVLFQVINGKKPTQKVHHLERLKKQKHHNRRHNFQERLLGVARLLSQMVEPMLKASIQISSLLAQSFFMGFSLTNLAILARLRVLVQQMLLDVVSVFNLVSSLSQKEQSVKLTRDGIEVFREYHPPSGDFLTLECVWEGDKFVLHEMTNTNKRKNQDEDLEEGRSIPLGASTIQYQSIEISYEDDELAWKKVPTTDSVEEGSGPIDVNRTDAISIQSIEMDDDVKTDNTKDGDNLHNESKEICSIRIEWKQTPQEDGG; encoded by the exons ATGGGTTCTGAAAGTATAAATCTTGAGGAGAGATTGAAATCTCTTCTTATTCAGTTACAAACGGAGTTAGGAATTCTTGATAGGATTGTCTACAAGGGAAAGAATCAACACAGGCGCTGCCTCTATTTCCAATACCTCTTGAAG GTGAGAAGGGATGTGAAGCTGCTTTTATTAGCTGACTTGGAGGGGGTTTTGAGCGTTCTCTTTCAAGTTATTAATGGAAAGAAACCTACACAAAAGGTGCATCATCTAGAGAG ACTAAAGAAGCAAAAACATCACAACAGAAGGCATAATTTTCAGGAGCGACTGTTGGGCGTTGCACGTTTACTGTCACAG ATGGTTGAACCCATGTTGAAGGCGTCAAT TCAGATATCTTCTTTGCTTGCTCAGTCATTCTTCATGGGATTTTCTCTAACGAATTTAGCTATTCTCGCCCGCCTCCGAGTTTTGGTTCAACAA ATGTTGCTCGATGTTGTTTCCGTGTTCAACTTGGTTTCATCCCTCTCTCAAAAGGAGCAATCTGTAAAACTCACACGGGATGGAATTGAG GTTTTCAGAGAATACCATCCCCCAAGCGGAGATTTTCTTACCCTAGAATGCGTGTGGGAGGGCGACAAGTTTGTATTGCATGAGATGACCAATACAAATAAGAGAAAGAACCAAGATGAGGATCTTGAAGAAGGCAGATCTATTCCTCTTGGAGCATCAACGATACAGTATCAGAGTATTGAAATTTCATATGAAG ATGATGAACTCGCTTGGAAAAAGGTCCCTACAACCGACTCAGTTGAAGAGGGCTCAGGTCCCATCGATGTCAATAGAACCGATGCAATTTCAATTCAATCCAttgagatggatgatgatgtaAAGACTGATAATACCAAGGATGGAGATAATCTACATAACGAAAG TAAGGAAATCTGCTCCATCAGAATCGAATGGAAGCAGACCCCACAAGAAGATGGAGGCTGA